The proteins below are encoded in one region of Alistipes indistinctus YIT 12060:
- a CDS encoding Coenzyme F420 hydrogenase/dehydrogenase, beta subunit C-terminal domain: protein MIQIKRPEECCGCTACAEKCPKRCISMQPDAEGFLYPVVDASLCIECGLCEKVCPVLHRYGAPEPASVRAYACCNRDEPVRMASSSGGVFSLLSGEVLDKGGVVFGARFDHDFSVVHDSVEEIAGLGTLRGSKYTQSRIEGSFRRAESLLKAGREVLFVGTSCQIAGLKRFLGRPYANLLAVDVLCHGVPSPKVYAQYFAQQTRRVNAEAQPATEPYRLAHLEFRNKEERGWGRYCIVSEYVRTNGGESQQLRLAVPFTHEMFMRGFLHNLYLRPSCHECPARRLAAGSDLTIADYWGVEEHHPEMNDNKGTSLVIPLSDRGRRAFAALSVSLKTIETPLQEALPGNPCLMRSVRPHRNRARFFAEFEHAEDLPALISRLTRRTLRERMRRKLRGGLRRIGLVR, encoded by the coding sequence ATGATTCAGATCAAACGACCCGAGGAGTGTTGCGGCTGCACGGCCTGCGCGGAAAAATGTCCGAAACGGTGTATTTCGATGCAGCCCGATGCCGAAGGGTTTCTCTATCCGGTAGTGGATGCAAGCCTCTGCATCGAGTGCGGCTTATGCGAGAAGGTATGTCCGGTGCTGCACCGTTACGGCGCACCCGAACCGGCTTCTGTGCGGGCCTATGCCTGTTGCAACAGGGATGAACCGGTGCGGATGGCCAGCTCGTCGGGCGGAGTGTTTTCGCTGTTGTCCGGGGAGGTGCTCGACAAAGGCGGTGTCGTGTTCGGCGCCCGGTTCGACCATGATTTTTCAGTGGTACACGATAGTGTCGAAGAGATTGCCGGGCTCGGGACCTTACGCGGATCGAAATATACGCAGAGCCGGATCGAAGGCAGTTTTCGCCGGGCGGAATCGCTGCTTAAAGCGGGACGGGAGGTGCTGTTCGTCGGCACGTCATGCCAAATTGCGGGGTTGAAGCGGTTCCTCGGGCGCCCGTATGCGAATTTGCTGGCGGTCGATGTGCTGTGCCACGGCGTTCCCTCGCCGAAAGTGTACGCACAGTATTTCGCTCAGCAAACCCGGCGCGTCAATGCGGAAGCACAACCTGCGACCGAACCCTACCGGCTTGCGCACCTGGAATTTCGGAACAAGGAGGAGCGCGGCTGGGGACGTTATTGCATCGTGTCGGAATATGTCCGTACGAACGGAGGCGAGTCACAGCAATTGCGATTGGCGGTACCCTTCACCCATGAGATGTTCATGCGCGGTTTTTTGCATAACCTCTACCTTCGGCCGTCTTGTCACGAATGTCCGGCGCGCCGGTTGGCGGCCGGGAGCGATTTGACCATTGCCGACTATTGGGGAGTGGAGGAGCATCATCCGGAGATGAATGACAACAAGGGCACGTCCCTGGTTATTCCGCTGAGCGATCGGGGGCGCAGGGCGTTTGCCGCTCTTTCGGTGTCGTTGAAAACGATCGAAACGCCGCTTCAAGAGGCATTGCCCGGCAATCCGTGCCTGATGCGTTCGGTCAGGCCGCACCGGAACCGGGCCCGTTTTTTTGCAGAGTTCGAACATGCGGAAGATCTGCCCGCCTTGATCTCCCGCCTGACCCGGCGCACGCTGCGCGAACGTATGCGCCGCAAACTCCGGGGCGGGTTACGTCGCATCGGATTGGTGCGGTAG